The genomic DNA CAGGTCAAAAAATTGGCGCCTGAATATGACCTTGTGGTGGTGGATGAGGCGCATAACATTGGGGCTTTCCCCAAGCCAAGTATTCGGCAGGGGCAAGTGCGAGAGATTTGTCAGCAGGCGAAATACGTCTTATTTTTATCGGGAACACCAAGCCCTGAAACCTGGAGTCAGCTTTACCATCAGTTGCAGGTTTTGCCACACAACCCATTTGCCAAATTTCCCAGTTTTTACAGCTGGGCACAGCAGTATGTGGAGGTGTACACCCAGCGGATCGGTGGTCGGGTGATCAACAAATACGACAAAGCAAATGTGGAGGCGATCAAGTCGGTTACCGACCCTTTTATGCTTTCTTTCACACAGGAAGAAGCGGGCTTTGAATGTCCGGTTTCAGAAAATTTCATGGAAGTGAAAATGAAGCCCGCAACGGTTCGGCATGCGAAAAATCTCCGTACCGGAAAACCGGTGATCATCAATGGGCAGGAAATTATGGCCGAGGCGCCAAATGTGATCATGAATAAGGTGCATCAGCTCAGTGGAGGCACGATTATTCCAGACCTGGAGCAGGATTCATTTTTAATTGATGATACCAAAGTGCGGTTCATCAAGCGGGAATTTAAGCAATTTGAACGACTCGCTATCGTTTATAAATTCAAGGGAGAACGCTTGTTGCTGATCGACAAACTGAAAAATTATACGGAGGATGTGGAGGCCTTTAAGTCCGGAAAATTCCGCTATTTCATTGGGCAGGTGAGCAGTATTAAGGAGGGAGTGGATTTGTCCTCCGCGGACGCACTGGTGATGTACAATGTCGATTATTCCGCTGCTGCATATTTGCAAACCCGCGCACGACTTCAGAAAAAATCTCGCAGGCAGGAAGTGCTTATTTTTTGGCTTTTCAGCAATATCGGCTTTGAACAACTGGTCTACGATACCCTGCAGGAAAAGAAGCGCTTCACGGTGCACCATTATCAAAAGGCCATGTTCTGATGTTTCCCCACTCGGGGCTGCACTTTTCAATACTGATGTTTACAGTATCAAAAGTGACTGATGATAGTTCGTCGAACACCAACCACCGCCAGTCACTTTATTTATCGTCCTAATTTAAGCTCCCGTAACTGTCGGAAAGGTCATTTCCTGCTTAAAATCCGGATGGGTAATTCTTATCGTTCGCCCCTGGCGTTGCAGGTCCTGAATCATCTGCAGGGTCGCATCGGAGAAGCGATGGTAATGACTGAAACCAGGCTTAGCCTTCAGGGTAATGCGCTCGAGGAACGTCCATGAATCGGTATTTGACGAAGTTTGAATGTCAAAAGACTGACCTGACGCCCCATTTTCATCAATGGAAAGCTTTAGGTAAGCTTGCTGGTTGACCATCGCAATCTCAGCATGCGTATCCGCTCCATCGAAAGGATACAGCGTCCCTTCTGTGAATTTTGCCAAGCGACCTTCCACGGTGCCCCAGTCTTCTGCCACGATTTCCGATGTCTCGCTCATGATATTGACCGTCTGGGCAATAGTCGTTGTGGTGCCCATTTTAGCGGTGAAAGGAGTGGGCTCTGAAAGCAGTTCGTTGATTGAAGAAATGCTGAAAAGTCTGAAGTTCGGCTGATCGTAAGCATTCAGTTCCTGAACAAACTGACCATTGATTTCTGCGGAGATATTTTGCAGGGAAAAAGTAGATGCCGGTGACTGAAACAAAAGCTTGATGCCCTGAAATTCACTCATATGGCTTTTAGTGAGCGTCTGCACCTGATCATACCCCTGTTGGTTGAAGATCAAATCCCCAGCAAGATGATACTCCGTTCGGGTACTCCAATGGCTTGGAATTTCAAGGGTATCAGGTGACTGATTGATCCCCTCAATGCTGATATTCAGTTCCACAGGAAAGTCACGATTCATTGGTGGATGGACCATAGGAGCCTGTTCGGTGGAACATGAGCTGAATCCAAAGCCACAGGAGGTTAGCGCCAATGCAATAAATTTTTTCATTAATATAGGTTGAAGTTAAATAATGTGATTTTGCATTTGCTAAAATATGATATTTATTTATTGAATATAAACATATTGATTATTTTTTATTATCTTCTATGAAGATATACTCATCAGGTAAGCACATAGCATCGCACCATAAGTACCAAGGGCATAACCTAAAATAGCCAAAAGCACGCCCACAGGAGCAAGAGAAGGGTGAAAAGCCCCAGCGACCACCGGTGCAGAAGCCGCTCCGCCTACATTGGCTTTACTGCCCACCGCAAGGAAAAAGAAAGGGGCACGGATTAATTTGGCGACCAAAAACATCAGTCCTACATGAATGCCCATCCAGATCAGGCCAATGATGAAAAGCCCCGGATTACTGAGGGTATGCGTTACATCCATCTTCATGCCGATAGTCGCCACCAGTATGTAAATACAAATACTGCCGAATTTAGAAGCACCCACTCCTTCCATTTTTTTTGCAGGGGTAAAAGAGGCCAAAATTCCCAGGCTGGTGCTCAGCAGGACAAGCCAGAAAAAGGCACTGCATAAGACGGCCGCATCATTGTTGAGGATACTTTTGAAATAAGCGGACAGCTCACCTGCCAAAAAATGACTCAGCCCGACGAGTCCAAAAGTGAAGCCGGCCATAATCATCAGGTCATTGAAGGTGGGTACCTTGGTAACACTCGACTGAAATTGCTGAACCGTTTCCTTGAGCGCATCAATGGCCGAATTGTCTGCTTTAAGCCATCGGTCAATTTTTGCTGACTTGCCGATGCAAAACAGCAAAATGGCCATCCATACATTGGCTACAAGAATATCCACCGCGACCATCCCTGCATACAGGCTTTGGTCGTACTGGTAAATCTCCAGCATGGCCGTTTGATTGGCACCACCACCGATCCAGCTTCCTGCAATGGTCGCCAGTCCGCGCCAAACCTGCTGAGCCCCCACGCCTCCAACCGTTTCAGGGGAGATATGGGCCACAAGCAAAATGGCCAATGGGCCACCAATCACAATCCCAACGGTTCCAGTTAAAAACATGACAATACTCTTGGAGCCCAGGCGGATGATGTTTTTTAGATCAATACTCAGGGTCATTAAAATCAAACTTGCAGGCAAAAGGTAATTTTTCGCCATGCTGTATAAGTTGGAATGTGTAGGGGAAATCACATGGAAGGTGCTTAATAATGAAGGGATTAAATAGCACATTAATAAGGCTGGGAAAATGGTGTAAAACCTTTTCCAGAAAGTATGCTGACTTTTTGATGTGGTAAATACCAAGGCGAGTGCGCTCATAAGGATCCCAAAGACGATCGCATCATTGGTAATGAAAGGACTATTTTGCATCTGTTGTAAGGTTGTGCTGAAAATTAAAGAAGCCCAAGATAATCAAATTTTCCCTCTTTTGGCTTTCGGTGGGATTCGAGGATTTCAGGAGGGGGTTTATGGCATTAATATTAAAAAAAATGAAACTATTTTGAGTCGCAGCATGGTGATTGGTCTATAATGTAAGAATTTTCGGTTTTTTCACTTCTTTTTGTTCACTTCAACCTGATGTATTTTTTGCGGTTGAACGATATGATTTAGCGGTATTAGCCTGTATTATTGGTTGATGTTGTACATTAAAATATTTAAGTTTAATGTGCTGTATTTGTTGTTGTTATATGAATATTTAATCCTGATTATAATGATTCCAATTTTTATTTTAATCATTAGGATGGTTATGGAATCAAACTATTTTTCTTCAACTCCCTAACTTCCTGTCCATCTTATGTTTCCAATAAAATCGGCTATTTTGGGCTTATTTCCTGTTTTTTATGTCATTTATTATCAATTTAATAAATAACTTTACATTCTTTAATTCGGTTGTGTAATTGTATATCAACCCAACTAATCCTATTTATTTTACTAATTTCATCTATTGATGACAACAAATCAAAAATCTAAAGAGCCAATAGCTATCGTGGGTATTGGTTGCCGATTTCCTGGTGAAGTCAACTCTCCCAAAGAATTTTGGGCGGCGCTGAAAGCAGGATTTAACGGCATAACTGATGTGCCTGCTGACCGCTGGAGTATTGAAGAATACTACGATCCAAACCCCGATAAGGCAGGTAAGATTAAGCAAAAAAAAGGAGGTTTTATCAAGGATATTGACCAGTTCGATGCTGAATTTTTCAATATTTTCCCTAAAACCGCCGAACGTATTGACCCACAGCAGCGCCTGTTATTGGAAGCCTCTTACGCAGCCATGGAGGATTCAGGAACCAAGCTTGAAGACTTCAAAGGTTCCAATACCGCGGTATTCATGGGGGTTTTCATGAATGACTACTGGGATATTCAGGCCTCACAGGCACAACGAAATCACGTGAGCCCACACGTGCCAATGGGGGTTTCCCTGACCTCTATCGCCAACCGCTTATCATGGCAATATGACCTCAAAGGCCCTTCGGTTACTTTGGATACTGCCTGTTCTTCCTCTTTGGTTGGGGTACACCTGGCCTGTAATGCGATTTGGAATGGCGAATCCGAGTACGCCCTTGCGGGTGGTGTCAACCTGATGATTCGTCCGGAATCCTCTTTGATGATGTCGAAAGGACATTTCCTTTGTCCGGATGGGTACTGTAAATCTTTCGATGCGAGCGGAAACGGTTATGTGCGCTCTGAAGGTGTAGGTGTAATTATGCTGAAACCTTTGTCGCAGGCTATTGCCGACGGCGACGATGTATATGCCACCATCAAAGGGACCTCTGTCAATTCCGATGGTTTTACCGAAGACGGTTTCACGGTTCCAAATCCAGACGCTCAGGCAGCGATGTTGCGTCAGGCCTATAAAAACGCCGGTGTAGATCCTTCGACTGTCGCTTATGTGGAGGCACACGGTACAGGAACCAAAGTAGGTGACCCTATTGAAACCAGTGCTTTCGGGCAGGTTTTCGCGGAAAACCGTGCGGCAGACAAGCCGTTGCTGATCGGGTCTGTAAAATCGAATATGGGGCACCTGGAGGCCGCGGCAGGTATTGCCGGGATCATCAAGCTCGCCCTGGCGATCAAGAACAGGCAGATTCCTCAGAACTTGCATTTCAATAACCCCAACCCAGGCATCAAGTTCGAGGAGTGGAAATTGAAGGTGCCAACGGAACTGACGCCTTGGCCATCAGAAAAAATTGTGGGAGGGATTAACTCCTTCGGAGCCGGTGGAACCAATGCCCATGCGGTACTCGAAGGTTTTGATCCTCAGCAGGACATCCAAAGAACAGCAGCCGAAACGGTTGTTGCTGATGTGGCCCTGTTTGCAGTTTCAGCACAAACCAAAGGAGGCTTGAAGGCTACCGTCGAGCAGCAGATTGCCTTCCTGAACGAAAGCGACGCCTCTTTGCAGGACATCTGTTACAACCTTGGTAAGCACCGCTCGAACCTCAAGCACCGCCTGACCATCGCTGTGGCTTCTAAAGAAGAATTGCTGGAAGCATTGAATGCCTACCTCAACGACGAAAGCCGTGTGGGGATGGTCACT from Persicobacter psychrovividus includes the following:
- a CDS encoding SNF2-related protein encodes the protein MNLYDYQESNAQKAFQTVKTHQHAYLCFEVRTGKTLTALRTADLLGASRVLFITKKKAIPSIESDFDAYSSSYRPTFSLLVTNYEQVKKLAPEYDLVVVDEAHNIGAFPKPSIRQGQVREICQQAKYVLFLSGTPSPETWSQLYHQLQVLPHNPFAKFPSFYSWAQQYVEVYTQRIGGRVINKYDKANVEAIKSVTDPFMLSFTQEEAGFECPVSENFMEVKMKPATVRHAKNLRTGKPVIINGQEIMAEAPNVIMNKVHQLSGGTIIPDLEQDSFLIDDTKVRFIKREFKQFERLAIVYKFKGERLLLIDKLKNYTEDVEAFKSGKFRYFIGQVSSIKEGVDLSSADALVMYNVDYSAAAYLQTRARLQKKSRRQEVLIFWLFSNIGFEQLVYDTLQEKKRFTVHHYQKAMF
- a CDS encoding DUF819 domain-containing protein yields the protein MQNSPFITNDAIVFGILMSALALVFTTSKSQHTFWKRFYTIFPALLMCYLIPSLLSTFHVISPTHSNLYSMAKNYLLPASLILMTLSIDLKNIIRLGSKSIVMFLTGTVGIVIGGPLAILLVAHISPETVGGVGAQQVWRGLATIAGSWIGGGANQTAMLEIYQYDQSLYAGMVAVDILVANVWMAILLFCIGKSAKIDRWLKADNSAIDALKETVQQFQSSVTKVPTFNDLMIMAGFTFGLVGLSHFLAGELSAYFKSILNNDAAVLCSAFFWLVLLSTSLGILASFTPAKKMEGVGASKFGSICIYILVATIGMKMDVTHTLSNPGLFIIGLIWMGIHVGLMFLVAKLIRAPFFFLAVGSKANVGGAASAPVVAGAFHPSLAPVGVLLAILGYALGTYGAMLCAYLMSISS